In Malania oleifera isolate guangnan ecotype guangnan chromosome 8, ASM2987363v1, whole genome shotgun sequence, a single window of DNA contains:
- the LOC131163041 gene encoding uncharacterized protein LOC131163041, which yields MAKWWRAVAGGLRTVARSPRPSSSSLSTSSPSAAYHTIQAVPRELTGSRVSARDRAQGRIPAVVFTQEYIQKNSTGGGTDVVASACVSRKHLITTERKQIQSILKSVEPDFFCSTTFKLQIRAGSGSSVLLQSGTVLPIKVHKDRETGMIMNLVFAWAEEGSELKVDVPVVFKGEDVCPGLKKGGHLNRIRMSLKYLCPAEHIPAKIEVDVSNLDIEDRVFMRDVKVHPSLKLLSKNEDMPVCKIVATCLGSSEPAQLKA from the exons ATGGCCAAATGGTGGCGCGCCGTCGCCGGCGGCCTCAGGACGGTGGCGAGGTCCCCTAGGCCCTCGTCTTCGTCGTTGTCGACGTCATCTCCCAGTGCTGCGTACCACACAATCCAAGCCGTTCCGAGAGAGCTCACGGGAAGCAGAGTCTCCGCCAGGGACAGAGCTCAGGGCAGAATCCCAGCCGTTGTGTTCACACAAGAGTACATTCAGAAAAACTCTACCGGCGGCGGAACGGACGTCGTCGCCAGCGCGTGCGTGTCGAGGAAGCATCTCATCACGACCGAAAGGAAGCAGATTCAGTCCATCCTCAAGTCTGTAGAACCCGATTTCTTTTGCTCCACCACGTTCAAGCTCCAGATCCGCGCTGGGTCCGGATCCTCCGTTCTCCTTCAATCCGGGACTGTACTCCCCATCAAG GTTCATAAGGATCGGGAGACGGGGATGATAATGAACCTGGTGTTTGCTTGGGCTGAAGAAGGTTCAGAGTTGAAGGTTGATGTGCCCGTTGTTTTCAAAGGAGAAGATGTCTGTCCTGGACTTAAGAAAG GTGGGCATCTGAACAGGATAAGAATGAGCCTGAAGTACCTGTGCCCGGCTGAACAcattcctgcaaaaattgaggtGGATGTGAGCAATCTAGATATTGAAGATAGAGTATTTATGCGCGACGTAAAGGTTCATCCGTCATTGAAGCTTCTAAGCAAGAATGAGGATATGCCTGTCTGTAAAATTGTGGCAACATGTTTGGGCTCCTCAGAACCTGCACAATTGAAGGCATAA